From the Cryptomeria japonica chromosome 2, Sugi_1.0, whole genome shotgun sequence genome, one window contains:
- the LOC131044664 gene encoding exocyst complex component SEC15B: MAQPKPRRRMAPLENGDKEEREEDLAVALTIANGEDLGPLVRKVFEVGKPESLLHQLRYFVKKKEVEIEDVCKLHYQDFIHAVDELRGLLVDADTLKNSLAGVNSDMQEVGNPLLGKLEEYIEAEGVKKNISEAMQGVKLCAEVMELCAKANKHILNDNYYMVLKSLDVIERDYLVKIPSSTLRQMVERQIPAMRSHVEKRVTLEFNDWLVQIRSTSREIGQLAIGQASSSRQREEELRRRQREAEEKSRVSLRDCVYVLETEDMEDTESFLKFDLTPVYRAYHINTCLGLEEQFKEYYYENRKLQLNSDFQISSMQAFLEFHQIFFAQIAGFFIVEERVLRTGGGLISRQKVEDIWDMAVNKMCSVLEDQFSRMQTANHLLLIKDYVSLLGVTLKRYGYRVDPLLDVLNRNRDKYHELLLSDCKKQFSDVIVNDKYEQMVMKKEYEYNMNVLAFHIQTSDIMPAFPYIAPFSSAVPECCRIVRSFIEDSVSYMSYGGHMDFYDVVKKYLDKLLTEVLNECLVKFIRNSTFGVSQAMQLAANLSILERACDFFIKHAAQLCGIPLRLAERPRAQSVLNNPQDAAYETMLRLVNSKIEEFMTLTDNINWAAEDFPQNGNEYVNEVIIYLETLVSTAQQILPLHALDKMINGVLKHISDCIVATFLGDNVKRYNMSAVMGIDTDLKLLESFADNQFNESGLHELEGAVHPKHFLEEARQLVNLLLSNHPETFLNPVIREKHYSALDYRKVAIISEKFKDSSDRLFGSFGGRTLKQNPKKKSLDTLIKRLKELN, translated from the exons ATGGCGCAGCCTAAGCCGAGGAGAAGGATGGCTCCTTTGGAGAATGGAgataaggaagaaagagaggaaGACTTAGCGGTGGCTCTAACTATAGCCAATGGTGAGGATCTAGGTCCCCTTGTTAGAAAAGTTTTTGAGGTGGGCAAGCCCGAATCTTTGCTCCACCAGCTGCGCTATTTTGTCAAGAAAAAGGAAGTGGAGATCGAGGATGTGTGTAAATTACACTACCAGGATTTTATTCATGCGGTGGATGAGCTCCGGGGGCTTTTAGTTGATGCAGATACGCTTAAAAATTCCCTTGCTGGCGTGAATTCGGATATGCAGGAGGTGGGGAATCCTCTTCTAGGTAAGCTTGAAGAGTACATAGAAGCGGAGGGGGTGAAGAAGAATATATCAGAG GCAATGCAGGGGGTTAAATTATGTGCAGAGGTCATGGAACtgtgtgccaaggcaaacaagcacATTTTGAATGATAATTATTACATGGTGTTGAAGAGCTTGGATGTGATTGAAAGGGATTACCTGGTGAAGATACCATCTTCGACTTTAAGACAGATGGTGGAAAGGCAGATTCCTGCAATGAGGAGTCATGTGGAGAAGAGAGTTACATTGGAGTTCAATGATTGGCTTGTGCAGATCAGATCTACTTCCAGGGAAATTGGGCAGTTGGCCATTGGTCAAGCTTCATCCTCTCGTCAACGAGAGGAGGAATTGAGGAGGAGGCAGAGAGAGGCAGAGGAAAAGAGCAGGGTGAGTTTAAGGGATTGTGTTTATGTCTTGGAGACAGAGGATATGGAGGACACTGAATCTTTCTTGAAGTTTGATTTGACTCCTGTTTATAGAGCATACCATATAAATACATGCCTTGGATTGGAGGAGCAATTTAAGGAGTACTATTATGAGAATCGCAAGTTGCAGCTGAATTCAGATTTTCAAATTTCTTCTATGCAAGCTTTTCTTGAGTTTCATCAGATTTTCTTTGCACAGATTGCTGGTTTTTTCATTGTGGAGGAGCGGGTTCTGCGGACTGGGGGTGGGTTGATCTCTAGGCAGAAGGTGGAGGATATATGGGATATGGCTGTCAACAAGATGTGTTCTGTTTTGGAGGATCAGTTCTCCAGAATGCAGACTGCAAATCATCTTCTTCTCATTAAGGATTATGTTagcctattaggagtgaccttgaaAAGGTATGGTTATCGAGTTGATCCTCTTCTTGATGTATTGAATAGAAATAGGGACAAATACCATGAACTTCTACTCAGTGATTGTAAGAAACAGTTCAGTGATGTTATTGTCAATGACAAGTATGAACAGATGGTGATGAAGAAAGAGTATGAGTACAACATGAATGTTTTGGCATTCCATATACAGACATCAGATATCATGCCTGCGTTCCCTTACATTGCCCCATTTTCTTCTGCAGTTCCAGAATGTTGCCGAATTGTGAGATCATTTATTGAGGATTCAGTGAGCTATATGTCATATGGAGGTCATATGGATTTCTATGATGTGGTGAAGAAGTATTTGGATAAACTGTTGACAGAAGTTTTAAATGAGTGCCTGGTTAAATTTATCCGAAATTCAACATTTGGGGTATCTCAAGCCATGCAGCTTGCtgctaatttgtccattttggAACGTGCTTGTGATTTTTTTATAAAGCATGCTGCCCAACTTTGTGGCATTCCATTACGTTTGGCTGAAAGACCTCGTGCACAGTCTGTATTGAATAATCCTCAAGATGCTGCTTATGAGACTATGCTAAGGCTTGTCAATTCTAAGATTGAAGAGTTTATGACGCTTACTGATAATATCAACTGGGCAGCTGAGGATTTTCCACAAAATGGTAATGAGTATGTTAATGAGGTGATAATTTATTTGGAGACACTTGTTTCAACAGCACAACAAATATTGCCATTGCATGCTTTAGATAAAATGATCAATGGTGTTCTTAAGCACATATCAGATTGCATTGTAGCCACATTTCTTGGCGATAATGTGAAGAGGTACAATATGAGTGCTGTTATGGGAATTGATACCGATTTGAAACTGTTAGAGTCTTTTGCTGATAATCAATTTAATGAGAGTGGATTGCACGAGCTTGAAGGCGCAGTACATCCAAAGCACTTCTTGGAAGAGGCAAGGCAGCTGGTTAATCTTTTATTGAGCAACCATCCAGAAACTTTTCTCAATCCTGTTATTAGGGAGAAACATTATAGTGCTTTGGATTACAGAAAGGTAGCCATCATCTCTGAAAAATTTAAGGATTCATCTGACAGACTATTTGGGAGCTTTGGTGGGCGTACTTTAAAGCAAAATCCAAAGAAAAAATCACTGGATACATTGATAAAGAGATTGAAAGAGTTGAATTGA